Part of the Nosocomiicoccus massiliensis genome is shown below.
TTGTATTTTATTGTCGTTCATTAATTTATTTCTGTAATGTCTATCAATAGCTTCTTTACCTTTTATGGCTCTTAAAGAATCTCCATAATATAAATTAGAAACTTTAAGTTCCTGACGTTCCATCATGGAATAAGTAAATTGTATGTTCAGTTCTAATAAAGATTTAAGGTGCTTTACTTCATCAACAATTTGTTTATTTGTATAGTTATCTTCATTTTCTAAATCTAAAAGAGTTAAAATCGCATGTCTTAAAAACTCTGACCTTGTAATGTATTTGTGTTTATTTTTCAGAATATGGATATCTAATTCCTTTAACAGATCTGTATCAATATCAAAATTTAATCGTTTAATTTCTTTAGTCATTATTACTCTCTCCCATTCCTAAAAGTTCTTTAAGCATATTTGCATGTATTTCATGCCAAATGTTTAATTCATTAATAGCTTTATTTTGTT
Proteins encoded:
- a CDS encoding ribbon-helix-helix domain-containing protein; protein product: MTKEIKRLNFDIDTDLLKELDIHILKNKHKYITRSEFLRHAILTLLDLENEDNYTNKQIVDEVKHLKSLLELNIQFTYSMMERQELKVSNLYYGDSLRAIKGKEAIDRHYRNKLMNDNKIQKEELVEKREDKRFQRITIDDL